Part of the Cyprinus carpio isolate SPL01 chromosome A12, ASM1834038v1, whole genome shotgun sequence genome, gttgttctctcgttgatctgattgtttctactgttctcatttgtaagtcgctttggataaaagcgtctgctaaatgattaaatgtaaatgtaaatgtaagtaataGCAGTCTTCTTTGATGTGGAGAAGGCATATGATATGCTCTGGAAAGAAGGATTGctgataaaattaaaatcattaggAATTAACAGTAGAACATATAATTGGGTTTTGGACTTTTTATTTAACAGGAAAATGTAAGTGAGGGTAGGTTATGAATATTCCAGAGTATACACTGCGGAGAATAGTACTCCACAAGGTAGCGTGTGTAGTCCATTATTAGATTAATGATATTTTCTCTCAGGTTGAACAAAATGTAGGAAAATCTTTGTATGCAGATGACAGGGCTTTGTGGATTAGAGGCCACAATATTTTCATATGTCAATAAGAAAACCCAAACTGCAACTGATGAAGTGGAAAAGTGGACCCATAAATGGGGATATAAATTATCTGtaggttatttgtttttttttttcaaggcggCACAAAATCTCACCCCTTTCTTTGAATCTATGTGGTAGACAACTGGAGCAAGTAAAAGCTATTAGGTTTCTTGGGGTTTggtttgataaaaaaattaacatggaaaGTTCATCTGAATAAAATTAAGGACAAATGTAAAAGGTCATCAACATACTTCGGTGTTTATCAGGACAGGAATGGGGAGCAAGTAGAGCATCTCTACAAAACATATATTGGGCACTAGTGAGATCTCTTCTTGACTATGGATGTATAGCTTACATGTCAGCAGCAGAATCAAACCTCAAGGAATTAGATGTATTGCAAGCTCAGGCCCTGAGAATCTGTAGTGGGGCATTCAAATCATCTCCGGTATCATCAATGCAGGTGGAAATGGAAGAAATGTCATTAAGAATTATAAGAGTAAAATGAATGATGGCATACTGGGTCAATCTCCAaggataaaatgaaaaacatcctgtcaaaagaaagaaagaaatataagaTTACATCaattacagtacagtaatacagtagCAATTTCCTCAATCCCTCCCTTTCCAAATGTTGACCTTAGTATACAGCAGGAACTGAAAGACAATTCTAATCAACTTCTGATATGGTATATAGTCCAGAAGTATTTTGAGAAACATTCCCACAGTAAATGGTTTTATTCACATGGATCCAAGGATCCTGATACTGGATATGCTGGTGCAGCAGTATATATTCCAATGTGtgaattttatattaagaaaagaGTAACCAACCATTTATCAGTATATGCTACAGAGCTATTGGCAATATGAGGCAACAGAGAGGCAGATGAAAGGGACACTTCCTTATTCTACAACGAATACCTCCACTCCATCCTCTTCCTCGGCCGAATGTCAGTTTAATGGCTTTTAAAGAGCACATCATTGAGATGATTATAAAGTAATGATTCATTTTCAAACCTAAAGTCATTCGCTGAAGATCTTAACTTGTATCTTCATTTAGGaataaaatattaactgtatTCTAGTTTCCCTTTATTTCTGACACCACACACAAATTGAATTAAACAAGGGTCCATAAGGCAAAATTTGGTCCAAAAGTCATATTTACCAGAacagctgaatgaatgaataaatgtgcattttggtAGTATGCCAAAGTAATACTGAAAAATGCCTCTCATTGTGGGCCATAATGTCATTATTAGATCACGCTGACACCAAGTGGTCACATATGAGGATACAAACTGTACAGTATGAATGATGCCTGATGTCTCTCGGCTATGATTCAATATATTGTAGGTCTTCTCATTAGAGACTCACTCAGTCATGTGTATGTGTAATAAGCAGCACATAATCTATTCTAAGATCAAGACTGAATTTACTGAATGAAGATCTCAATAGAGGGAGCTCCTGCTGCAAATACTCTGTATTTCACAGAGAGAAGgagcaaatgagagagagagagagagagagagggagagcccTTCATTAACAGACACCACCAGCAGCACACAGATGAAACAATGATCCAGATCTGTGATGATAAACTCTTCATATTTCAGCTGCTGCTCCTCGTGTCATGTGAGAGTTATTCTGTGTCTTTCTAACAGTCTGTCTGTTCTCAATCAGGTCCATGTTTGCACTGAGCTGtttctctgtatgtttttatAGTCGTGGCATGTGAGACGAAAGAGATCTTGACTTTCACTGCACATGAAGGAGGAACAGTTGAGATAAACTGTCCATATGAGTCTAGATATGAAGCACATGAGAAGTATCTCTGCAGAGGAGAATGTCCAAGAATGATTAAAGACAAAGTTGTTGAATCTGGATCAGCAGCTCGAGGCGAGAGATTCTCTCTGACTGACAACAAAACAGCCCACATCTTCACCGTCACCATCTCTGATCTGAGAACAGAGGATCAAGGACAATACTGGTGTGGAGTAAAGATAGGGCTGGGGTTATTGGATGACTTTACAGAGATTCATCTGGAAATTAAACATGGTAAGTCAGAATATTCTGTATGTGCCTCGTATATATGGTGTAAAATACATAGAAACAAAactaatataacactaatatactCTAAAGAAATATAAGATTTTGCATGTATGACTGCTGTATCATGTTCTGAAAGATGTAGAGAGGTGAGATAACAGAAACCACAGTATCCTCTGCAGAGGCTGAAGAGTCAGTATTCACACCACAGAGGCATCAACAATAAAACTGACCTGCATCACTTCCTGTCACATGTATAAAGAAATGTCAGAGTTAAAACCAGTTACATTTAAGAGCTCCTAAAAAGTTGCATTATCTGTTGACATTTAGCAATTCAAAAGTACAGGTGCTGCACTGtagcatcatttcatttttattacatgatCATGTTTGTAAGCAGAGCAGCCAGTGCTGAGCAGAGTAAAAATAGCTGACATGTATTACACTAGTACAATATTTGATAAAACAGCCCGAGACTGAGGATGGAGGACATTACTGGTGTGTGAAAATGAGACTTTGAGATGCTTAATTATCTACTTTATTCTCTGATTTAGTGTCCCGAGTGTCTGGTGTGACTGGAAAGCATCTTTATATTCCCTGCCATTATAAAAGTGAACTGAAGAACAATGTCAAAATCATCTGCAAAGGAAGCGACCCGTCCCTCTGTGAGACATCAGCTATCAGAGTTTCATCAGAGATCAAGAGTAATGGCCGTTTCTCTCTGAGTGATAATGAATCTACTGGAGTCTTTACTGTGACCATCACTAATCTGACAGAAGAGGATTCTGGGATATACTGGTGTGGAGCTGCACAGAGAGGACAAGAGCACAAGAACAAGTGGATTTCAGTGATAGACCTGAACATTTCTGCCGGTAAGATGCCATCagcatgttttgtgttttatttaagacCAGAATCTCATTGTAAAATCAGTTATCAGAATAAATGTGTTCTTTGTATAGAACTACAATACTGTGTTGAACAAATGCTGCTGTTCACACTTAGCCGCTATATTTCCTGCACACCCCGGACATTAATAACAGCTCAGTCAAGGGGAAAGTCCACAAGTCACATGACCTTTTGCCACAATGTAAGACTATGGAAATtaaactttgtatatttatttatattgaatatacAAAAAGCATTGCCTTTACAAACTTAAGTATTCCTTATTCCCACCATATCTGCAATAACTGCATAAACTATGACTGTGACGTAGATTATGTAAATGAGACATCATAAACTAAACCAATGATTACTTGTGGTTCAGGCACATCAGAGAGTGCGTCACCTAAACCAACAACAACTACAGCTTCGTGTCACACCAGCAAACCAGCGACAGAAGATACCGCCTCCAGCAGACCCGTCacgtcttcatcatcatcatcatcaccttcAGTGTTAATGTTTTGCTCATCGTCTGCTAATGCAGTGTCACCAAAACCACAACCAGGTGCGATACATTTTGTTGCTCAAATTTTCTGActgaatgaatttgtttcttaagtttattaaaaataggatgtttttgtctgtttttcaagGTTTAACGCCAGTCATCATGCTGTCAGTTATGGGGATATTGATGGTGTTTGGATTCTTAGTGTTTATTTTCTTAAGATGCAGACGAAAGAAATAAGGTAACACTGTCTTCACGCTCTCATACACATAATCTTAAATGATGTAAGATATCTGATCACTTTTCCCACAATAGCATTTTCATAACTGGACGTTCACATCTTGTCAAATTAAAggcctttaatatattttatctcAATCTGGTGTCACGAAACAGGAGTGCGGCTGAGAGACGTCATTCATGTCTTGGCTGATAATCTGTCTGCTAAAGAAGTGAGTTTCATCATGTGTCTGTTTGAGGTCGATCTAACCACTTCTTTGTGGATTCTTATCATCTTTACCTTTGCTTATCTCAAGTGTGTTTTTACTCTGGTGACTCTCTTCAGGCCACTCATACTGTCTGTCATTATGAAGAGATCATTTGCACAGACAGCTACGGTTTGGGCCTTCCTGTGTTTGATGAACACAACACCTGTTCCACCATCATATTTCAGACTACAGACCATCCAGACAGGACTTCAGACGGACAGGAGACATGCAGCTCTCTAACTGTTAGAAAGACTGTGGCATTGGACACCAGGCCATTAACAGTTAAACTCTTACATATCTGAGTCTGATGGACTTCTAATAATTGTATATCCATCATTTGTAGAACAATAAAGCACACAAGGTACATTGTGAAGAATTCAGTTAGTGAAGAAAGCTTCCTAATGatattgaaaacatatttgtcaAGTTGTTTATAAATCTGATTGTCCACTTAAAATAAAGAGAtactattattttatctttttaaatatgatatatggAATAATATTTCTTTGGCTATGATGAGTATTTGAGATTGACAACCGCATTTACTTACAGGTTTGAGTTTTAAAACATCCTGTTGgaagaaaaatctattaaatgcatattaacaaATCATCTAATACCATAAAATGTGTGATTTCTGTATAATATGTGTTCTGTTATGAAATTGAAgggcttgtttttgtttgaagGGCTCGGCTAAACAGACCAATCAGAGACTATTAACTACTAATCTTTCCTTTATTATACAAATGTGCCATTAAAATGTCTATACATGtataaaactgaactgagatcaGATAAAACCATTGGTTCATGGATCCACAGAGATCATCGACCCCTAGCTAGCTGTGAACCATTACAATGTTAAAACACTGAAACAGTTATAATGTAACAAAGACTCATTTACTGAAATCACTTGACTTTGGCTCTTTGATTCATGATCTGATTCTCTGGTTTTGAAACTTCAAAGTGCACATAACCATATTAAGGACTCAAAATATAATTAACTGTTGTTCGACTAAGTTTCTTTTGTTCAGAATTTGGTCTTCTATTGTCATTCTTTCATAAATGAAACTGTTTTAAGAGACTCTCCGCTCTACCCCACTATGAACACATATATAAGAGCAGGTACATGCATCTGTATGCTGTGTATAGAGTTACATTATCTCACTTTCTTCAAGTAAACACCACATGAAGAGATAATATGCAAATTCCATTAAACAATGATCATAGTGGTAACTTTTAATGCAGAAGTCATATTTGCAAGatcaactaaatgaataaataaatatgtgtttttgtagTATACAATGTCAAAGTAATATTTAATTCGAAAGCCCACCcttcattctgtcattattgcATCATACTGACATCAAGTGGTCACAGATGCAGGTTACACACTCTACAGTGCATTTGAATGATGCCTGATGTCTCCTGACTATGATCAGTTTCGTGACTTGATGAAATATCTATTAATTCATGTTCATGTGTACTTAAAAGTCCTCAATCTCTTCTAAGcacaaggctgaatttatttgtgtctgctaaatgaataaatgtaaaattaagatttaatttattcaatgaaGATGTACATAGAGGGAGCGCTTGCTGCAAATACTGTATTTCACAGAGAGGAGGagcaaatgacagacagacagaggatggagagagagagagagagagagagagagagagagagagagagcttgagCTCTTCATTAACAGACACCACCAGCAGCACACAGATGAAACAATGATCCAGATCTGTGATGATAAACTCTTCATATTTCAGCTGCTGCTCCTCGTGTCAGGTGAGAGTTATTCTGTGTCTTTCTAACAGTCTGTCTGTTCTCAATCAGGTCCATGTTTGCACTGAGCTGtttctctgtatgtttttatAGTCGTGGCATGTGAGACGAAAGAGATCTTGACTTTCACTGCACATGAAGGAGGAACAGTTGAGATACGCTGTCCATATGCGTCTGGACATGAAGCACATGAGAAGTATCTCTGCAGAGGAGAATGTCCAAGAATGAATAAAGACAAAGTTGTTAAATCTGGATCATCAGCTCGAGGCGAGAGATTCTCTCTGACTGACAACAAAACAGCCCACATCTTCACCGTCACCATCTCTGATCTGAGAACAGAGGATCAAGGACAATACTGGTGTGGAGTAAAGATAGGGCTGGGGTTATTTGATGACTTTACAAAGATTCATCTGGAAATTAAACATGGTAAGTCTgtgtgatgtactgtatatactgtatgtgtgaaataCTTCATCATTGGCAGTGCACATGAATAATgtgtaaaacataaattaacaaatcTAGTATACTCTAAAGAAATATGTCTGAGGTATGTTTGCGTGTATGACTGCTGTATCATGTTCTGAAAGATGTAAAGAGGTGAGATAACAGAAACCACAGTATCCTCTGGAGAGGCTGAAGAGCCAGTGTTCACACCACAGAGGCATCAACAATAAAAACTGACCTGCATCACTTCCTGTCACATGACATTCAGTTTCTTTGAGAAGAAATAGTTAATtcaggaaacaaaaaaacaaacctacaCAACTTAAAATCTTACTTATATATATTTCAGCCatcagcatttttgtttgtttttaaaaataaatcagcataatttgAGTTGTGCAGTTAAActttcccttttttaattttacatgactTGCACCTTAATATTTAGGCATGTggttatattgtttaaaatcagtTACATCTAGCAGCTTTTCAAAGAGTTATCTGTTGACATTTAGTGCCTCTAAAGGCCATGGtctttttcatttcacatttattacATCATCAGAGCACTGCAGAGCAGCCAGTGAATGTAGAGCAGAAAGAGCTGACATTATTCAGAGCAGTGTCTGATTAAACAGCTAATATTGTCACTGTAAGTACTTAATTATCTCACTGATGCTCTGATTTAGTGTCCCGAGTGTCTGGTTTGAGTGGACAGCATCTTTATATTCACTGCCATAATAAAAGTGAATTGAAGAACGATGTCAAATTCATCTGCAAAGGAAGCGACCCGTCCCTCTGTGAGACATCAGCTATCAGAGTTTCATCAGAGATCAAGAGTAATGGCCGTTTCTCTCTGAGCGATAATGAATCTGCAGAAGTCTTTACTGTGACCATCACTAATCTGACAGAAGAGGATTCTGGGATATACTGGTGTGGAGCTGCACAGAGAGGACAAGAGCACAAGAACAAGTGGATTTCAGTGATAGACCTGAACATTTCTGCCGGTAAGATGCCATTAACAGGTTTTATATTATGTTAGggaacataaaaaactaaataatgattcATTCTTAATGTAAAACGTTCATGCTAAACACACATGGCTGGTCACTCATAAGCCTCTCTATTTCCTTCACACCCTTGACATTAGTGAAGCGTTACTAACAGCTGTGTTAGGGGAAGTACAACGTGTCACATGACCTTTTGCCTCAGTAAGACTGTAAAAATTAAACTGTGTGCATTTATTCAGAAATGCGTTCTcaatatgtgacccaggaccacaaaaccagtcataagagtcaagtttttgaaactgaaatgtatacatcatctgaaagctgaataaataagctttccattgatgtatggtttgttaggatataggatgatatttgtctgagatacaactgtttgaaaatgtggaacctgagggtgcaaataaatctaaatattgagaaaatcacctttaaagttgtccaaattaagttcttagcaatccaTATCACcgatcaaaaatgaagttttgatatgtaatgtaggaa contains:
- the LOC109072601 gene encoding CMRF35-like molecule 5; this translates as MIQICDDKLFIFQLLLLVSFVACETKEILTFTAHEGGTVEINCPYESRYEAHEKYLCRGECPRMIKDKVVESGSAARGERFSLTDNKTAHIFTVTISDLRTEDQGQYWCGVKIGLGLLDDFTEIHLEIKHVSRVSGVTGKHLYIPCHYKSELKNNVKIICKGSDPSLCETSAIRVSSEIKSNGRFSLSDNESTGVFTVTITNLTEEDSGIYWCGAAQRGQEHKNKWISVIDLNISAGTSESASPKPTTTTASCHTSKPATEDTASSRPVTSSSSSSSPSVLMFCSSSANAVSPKPQPGLTPVIMLSVMGILMVFGFLVFIFLRCRRKK
- the LOC109072603 gene encoding CMRF35-like molecule 8 isoform X2 yields the protein MIQICDDKLFIFQLLLLVSVVACETKEILTFTAHEGGTVEIRCPYASGHEAHEKYLCRGECPRMNKDKVVKSGSSARGERFSLTDNKTAHIFTVTISDLRTEDQGQYWCGVKIGLGLFDDFTKIHLEIKHVSRVSGLSGQHLYIHCHNKSELKNDVKFICKGSDPSLCETSAIRVSSEIKSNGRFSLSDNESAEVFTVTITNLTEEDSGIYWCGAAQRGQEHKNKWISVIDLNISAGTSESASPKPTTTTASFHTSKPATEYTASSRPVTSSSSSSSTSPSVSMFFSLPANAVSPKPQPGLTLIIIMVMVIGILTGFGFSFFIYLRQRQKKEGTQPTDVAHGPSKNLPGGDMRETREADCDYEEISSTLYHPDYSLVFPAFAEHDDSVYALAQLPSSPSDEINYSSITFTTTHHSVRTSDGQETCDYTTVRP
- the LOC109072603 gene encoding CMRF35-like molecule 1 isoform X3 — protein: MIQICDDKLFIFQLLLLVSVVACETKEILTFTAHEGGTVEIRCPYASGHEAHEKYLCRGECPRMNKDKVVKSGSSARGERFSLTDNKTAHIFTVTISDLRTEDQGQYWCGVKIGLGLFDDFTKIHLEIKHVSRVSGLSGQHLYIHCHNKSELKNDVKFICKGSDPSLCETSAIRVSSEIKSNGRFSLSDNESAEVFTVTITNLTEEDSGIYWCGAAQRGQEHKNKWISVIDLNISAGLTLIIIMVMVIGILTGFGFSFFIYLRQRQKKEGTQPTDVAHGPSKNLPGGDMRETREADCDYEEISSTLYHPDYSLVFPAFAEHDDSVYALAQLPSSPSDEINYSSITFTTTHHSVRTSDGQETCDYTTVRP
- the LOC109072603 gene encoding CMRF35-like molecule 3 isoform X1, with amino-acid sequence MIQICDDKLFIFQLLLLVSVVACETKEILTFTAHEGGTVEIRCPYASGHEAHEKYLCRGECPRMNKDKVVKSGSSARGERFSLTDNKTAHIFTVTISDLRTEDQGQYWCGVKIGLGLFDDFTKIHLEIKHVSRVSGLSGQHLYIHCHNKSELKNDVKFICKGSDPSLCETSAIRVSSEIKSNGRFSLSDNESAEVFTVTITNLTEEDSGIYWCGAAQRGQEHKNKWISVIDLNISAVSGTSESASPKPTTTTASFHTSKPATEYTASSRPVTSSSSSSSTSPSVSMFFSLPANAVSPKPQPGLTLIIIMVMVIGILTGFGFSFFIYLRQRQKKEGTQPTDVAHGPSKNLPGGDMRETREADCDYEEISSTLYHPDYSLVFPAFAEHDDSVYALAQLPSSPSDEINYSSITFTTTHHSVRTSDGQETCDYTTVRP